CTTAAAAATAAGCTACAATGAAGCTAATCAAACAAATACAAAGTGACATCTTAAAGAGTGCCGCTACCTGAGCAGAGCTTACACAAACTGAGAAATGCTTCCGTAAATCAGTGAAATTATTCCCTGTACATGCTAGgttcaaaatcatttaaaaatctTATACACTCAACTTGCCGTTTATTTAAGAGACATAAAATTAAGCTATATTTTATAAATATGGCATCAACCAACTCTCTGGTTTTGTATTGAGGGGTTGCTCTCTGTAGTAAGCGAGGCATGGCACAGCCACATACAAAAGCAAGTGCAGATACAGACAACAAAGAGCGTTGCCTGCACTTAAGTAGTAGATGACTTATGTTTCCTTCGTTAGTAAGGGGAGAGCCTTCGCCTTTTAGACTTGGAGCCCAGCTCGGGGGCGACTTTGGGCTCAGTGGGGATTGGGTGTGGGGCATTACTGGCCCCGCTGACAACATGGAGGGCCAGGAGAGGCAGGGGCTTGAGACTGAGGAGACTCGACACACAGGCAGGTGAGCTGGGGAGCAGGGAATcagtggaggaggaagaggaggaggaggaggaggagggaggaggcggCCCAGGAGCCAACAAGGACAGAGGGATGGAGGCTGTGGGGGGCACCAcacaggaggaagaggaagaagaggaggaggggaaggAGGAGGTAGCAGCAGAGGTGgtggtagtagtagtagtagtggtggtagtagtagtagtagaggTGGAGGGATGGCACAAGCTGGTCTGTTCAGGGTtcaaggaagaggaggaggagggaggaggtttAGAGGACTCTACACTGTAGAAAGAGAGACAAGGAGAGAGGGACAACACAGTCGGGATGGGTCACAGGGTAGGCTGGTGAGCAATGGGTGGGGAAGGTTAGGGGTGGGAGGAGGGTTGGGGTCGGGTGCGGGGGATAAAAATCACTCAGGGATGTGACCAAAAGGCAAGAACTTTCATTTCAAATTAAAGTATAAATCAAAATTAAAGGGGGGAAAATATCAATTACGATCTGTAGTGATGGATCAATGATCAGTGGGATTAAAAGGGCAGAAAAAGTGAACCAACACCTCAGAGATGATTATCaggtaaaaagaaataaatcacaTCTGAGTGGAATTAACCAAATCTGTAAACAAATCAGAACTATTGAGGCTGATGCAGCTGGGAGATACGTTATCTGTTTGCGAGATtcagaaaatgttattttaaagcAGTCTTGCGACAAGTGGCTAAATTTGATCCAGCACAACAGCATCAGACAGTAGTGATGGATACAGAATTTGTGATTTGCGTTTTCTGTTCACATTTAAAGACTAAAATATGATCTAAACTGATCCGGCACGGACAAATAACTGAAGTGGGACACAACACAGTGAAAGCTACGGCCTGTTCTAGCACCCTTGGCTGCACTTTTTTGTTTATCTCACCTGGCGTTGATGAGGTACTCTGCCAGACTAATGCTGGCAGGAGAGCCTGTGATGGTAACCTGGCGGTCAGTTGATCCGTCCACTGGGTTTGCAATCTTGATCTGGGCACCAGACATTTGCCTGATCTCATTGATCTTGGCTCCTTGGCGGCCAATGATGCATCCAATAAGCTATAGTGAAGAAGATTGGGAAAGTTAAGGGATAGAAGCCCATGTTAACAATTTGCTCCCCATAAATTGGTTTATGTTTTCATGGGTTGAGCACACATCCACTTATGACAATGTCAGGATTCCCATTAAGTTCTCATTGGAAACTTTTAGCTTGTTTAGTCATGCTGAAAGTAGCTGACGCAGCCTCATTCAAAATTGAGATGTAACTCTGATTATTGGTCAACACAGCACCCTAAACCTTCATACTGGCACTTCAGGAGCGTTGGACTCACTGCACTTTTCTTTCTAACATTAGATGTCCCTACTGAGACAATGGCACCCCGACACCACAAAAATAGCTACAGAAGAAGTTGTACAGGAACCACAATTTGCATAAACAAACGTAAACATACCGTCTCAACTTCTATTTCACTTTTAAGCCGTTTCTTATATCCTTGAAACATTTCAAATCCATGTACCTTTTTGGGTTTTGATTGGTCGTACAGCTGCTTGTGGAGACAGACCTACTAACACACTCTTCCCTGCAGCTTTTCCTGTTAGTCAAATGCACCCATCGCGCAGGATGCGAAACGAAaccaaccaaaaaaaacaaacaaacgccAGTTTCTACGATGATGATTTTGGCCAACCAACCGACACTGCTTCAAATGTCATCACTTCAGGGAATTCAATTTCCCGCTTCTCTCTTGAGCTTTGTAGACCATGTGAAGACAGTGTATACTGCAACATGTTGCACCATATTGTGTGGATCAGTTTTCAGTAACTGGGAGCAGAATCTGCTCACAAGCAGGTGCTGTGCCCAAAGACAATCCCCTGagtaacccccccccctttgGGGTATAATCGTTGTAGGTGTGGTGTTATATATGTTCTCAGGAAAATACTGGGTCACACCTGAGCAGTAACATTTCAGACCAAAACCTAAGTGAAACCTGAAAACCTGAGGTGGTCAGCATTTCAAACCGCTCAAATCTCAGAAACAGGACAATTCGCATTCAGACTGTAACCCCTTTCTTTAAGGCAACTATCCAGACTGCAACCATTTTTGGGGCATAATACATTTGACAAATACACTCTCTAGTGCAACTTGGAAATATTACCCTAGAAATGGAATGCAATACTTTACAGGTGTAACAGATTAATACATAAAACAGGATGCATGCTGAGTTTCCTTCCATAGAAAAGACAGCCAGAAACAGGGATCCTCGCAATATCCCATATTTGATCCCTTAAACAGTGAAAGCATGTGAGATAACAAGCCGTAACTTTGTTAAAAACTACTTTCATGTAACACTTACATCATTTGGAATGGTCATCTCATGGGAACTGGTTTGAGCAGAAGCATCTATCcctgacagagaaaaaaaaaagtatcttaAACGAACAATTACCACAATAAGTTCTCAGTAAGATAATGTAATGATGTGAATAGGAGTAAAATGCCAAGAGGAAAGATGTGACAGTGGAGATTTTCATGTCATAGATGTCCGTTTATAATAAACTGATCAGGTGATAACAGTCAGATGTTTTTGATAAAATTAACCCAGATTGACTGAATTTCTCTGACCCAAAACCAGTGAGCATCTATGCCACTACACAAGTGAGTATCAGCTTTTTCAGAGGTGCTGCCTCGTTACATTATGTACAGCATTTCTAAATGGGGCCTTTGGATACATGAAAATGATAACTACGGATAAGAATGTAGTGACTATaattctaaaaaataaaaataactaaattagTATTTAAGCAAAGACTTTGTTCATCTACTTTCTTAAGATTCAATATTTTAATTCAGTCTAAATTGTAAAAGACAGAGGATAACCTAAGCAATTTGACGTACACAATGTCATTTATGGGGCAAGTGCGTGCTCATCTTTCAGGCATCACCATCTCCAGTTTTGCTTGTTGCAAAATTCGTGAAACATACACACGTAGCAAATACATTAGTGGTTTTACGCGTGGAGTCCGGGAATGGGTAAAATCTGAGCCTGACCGCTTAAAATGTTGCAATGACAGCCGAGTGTGCCTTGTTGTGCTGCATACCAGTGAATCCCTGGTTGCTTGGTGCAATGGGGAAAGGGCTCTGCTGCATAGCCAGCTGGTGAAGCTTGGTGAGCTGTGGAGAAATAGCAGCAGAGGAAGACTATGAGAgtgagaggaggaggcagggagagaaTAGAGGAAATGGGAAAACACAGGAAGAgggaaaaacagaacaaataaaATTCACAGTCAGTACATACAGCTACACAAAGAAgctccaaaaaaataaaagagcgaTTTCACACACGTCACTTTGGTGGTGTGTACATCTCTTAATCTTCcacaaaactaaacatggatcACTGGTGTATGTCTATTGTTGCATGTTATAAAACTTGTGGGGTCTATGTGGGGTACCGAATACGTATTCCTCTCATGCGCTGGCTGCATCTCTTGGTAAAGCTTTCTCGTAGTCTTCTGGGTCAGGGCAAAGTCACAATACACATGGTTGGGCGCTCTGAACATGCAGGGGATTTCCTAACCAAAACCAATACATGACCTGAACATGAACTGGGACAGTTTCACCTTAGCATCACAGCTACAGCTGAAGAGAAGGCAGATATCACGAGATTAAGTCTCCCTTTCCAGGCTTTGAAAACTGATGCAAACGAATCACACTATTTAAATCACATAGCTTTAGGGCCTTAGCAAAACAAACTATAAACTgaataaatgttacattttgtttCCGACTCGTACTTCCCTGTTCAGATGCCAACAGTCAGTGGCAGGTAagactaattacatataatctATCACATCCTATGATCTTGatgaaattcattaaaaaaaaaaaaaaaaaaaaaaaggagagaaagagtAATTGTATTTAGCAACAAGTGACCAGAGCACAGAGTGGAAAACGGAAAGGAGAACAACAGGTTTATCTAGGACAGACTAATGAATGAGATGTGAGACAGGActgcacaaagaaaaaaagtgggcAGCAGGgacagattattattattattcatggAACAGTGGAGAGTCTGGACAAACACAAATGTCAATTAGATTACCAGCTGACTCATATAAATGGACAAACTACACAAATATGAAGTAACATGACACTGCTGCTCTCTAAATGGTTCAAATAAAAAGTATTACAACTGTAcctataattaaataaataaaaacaggggCAAGTTCAGCAACAGTAAAACTCGCTGCGGGCAGCTGAACATTTCAGGGGAGGACAGTTTACATTATGGGTGGAAGAGGTGGTGGTGGGGAGCGTCATGTAAAAATATCTACTGCACTTACATCTGGCTGTGGAATCGCGTGCTGTCCTTGTACAGCATATGCCTGAAACATATGAAAACAAAGCTTTCAAAGGCCTCACATCTGATTTTGTTGAGCAACTTACTTCTCCAGCTACATCACTCTTGAAATGCAAATCTCACAACCCATCAAAGCCTCAACTGAGTTATCATTATTTAACACGAAGAACATGGATGTCTTGTCCAAAGTCTCCACATTTCTAGGAAAAGGGAAATCCTTAGAGACATAAAAGTAGAATTAAGGAAAACCAAAAAggaagttttgtttttctttccaagaataaaaaaagaagcatttagTAAGATAAAAGACTTTGTAATGTTAAGTATACAAGCACCAGAAGGTGTTTAGGTTCAGTTCAACATTACAGGGAAACGGGCCACCGTATTCTGAAAGCTGACACAATGAAACAAACTGAGGAAGTCCCATAGGCCACGTCTTTTACGATAATTTTTCTGGAGTTGCTGATGCTTCAACCAAAGAGCAACCGTTTTCTGAACTTAAATACCATCTGTAGCTACTTCTTTTTAGTGAATATTACTCCTGTCAAGAGCTCTTGTCAAGTCATACATCAGTTATTTTGCGTTAAAGAGCCTTTTTAATCACAGATCAAAAAGTTTAGCATCAAATATGGATCTCACAATGAAAGAAACCCAAATGACAAATAACTAAAGCAATGAcaacatttgaaaaacaaatCATGTGACCCTGTGAGCGTCATTCATACCTGTCCGCCAGCAAAGATGACGGGGGATCCTGAAGGCTTGGGTCGGTAGGGGATAGTGACCCCCTTAGGGGGAGACTGTACAGAAGACAAAGTATGTATTAATAGATTAATATCTACAGCATTCATTTCTTAAATTAGTGGTGATAAATTTTTCAGTCTCATCTTTTTGTCTTGGCTGTTTTGTCTAAATTTTGCTTTTGCTCTGTAAACACTTTAGCTAACACTGTTTTTAAGGTGCTAATATCAATACAATCCACTGAAATGGAGTTGGTATCGTATACTTAAACTCTGTACTCTGGCATCAACTTCAGACATACACTATAAGAAGTGAAAGAAACATACAGAATAGTCATTTGCAAATATTTTAATATCATCTTTTCATCCCTGATCCTGTCAATCagctttaaatgtcttttatcGATATCAACGCACAGAAGCTGAAAACCCGGAGATCAAAGTATGTTGGATTATCCAGGTGCAGACCAACAGCTGCAACTTCATTTGCTTCAAGTCCACTTACCTCAAGCATGACCACACAGATCTGCTTTACACACTCAATTATTGACTGGGGAGTGCCAGCGATGGTGATGGCACGCTCTGTGGAGTTGGGGAGCATGTCTCCTGCCACTTGTACCTGAGCACCGGTTGACTGGAACACACAAGTGGATGAAATGAGATAACAAATACAGACTTGTTCTGAATCACCCGTGCTCAATAAGAAATAGAGCAAAGCAATGACAGCTAAAGACGAAGAGATTCTTTTTGGTGTCGATGTTCTGTATTAAATGCTGTTCACGAAGCACACCTCTCGGATTTCCTTGATCTTGCAGCCACCTTTCCCAATGAGGGAGCCACACTGGCTGGCAGGCACCACAATGCGTAGGGTCACTGGGGGCTTGCTGGTAGCTGTGCTATTTGTCATTGAGCTGCTTATATCCTGGCAAAGAAACGGAAAGAGTTAAGTCAATCCAGCTTGTGACTGAGCTGGTCACTGTTGATGCGCAAACTAAACACATACCTCTTCCAACTTTTCAATGATCATGGAAAATGCCTTAAAGATGGCAGTGGTTGGACCTGCCAAAGTGATGATCCTCTCAGGACAATTGCCCTCAGAGATGTTGATGCGAGCCCCACTCTACATACAAACAGAAAAGAAGTCATTTAGAGCCCTCTGAAAGAAAGATGAGTCTACAACATCACCTTGCAGCCTAACAGAAACGATGACATGACATGCTGTTGTACCATAGTTCCAGCAGCAAAAAAGGTATCAAAGAACTCACCTCTTCCCTCATCTTCTTCACAGATTCACCTTTCTACGAGCAGAGAATATCAAAACAAGCCAGATTAATCATCACTTCAAAAGAGACAAGTCTTCAAATAATCAAAGACGATCAAAATTTCAAATACTATGTAAAAACTTACCTTTCCAATTATGCTTCCAACCtcctaaaacaataaaaaataaaaaataaaaactttagtTACCATGGTTTCCTTAATTTAACAAGCAATTACAAACACTCAGAAAGTGACCCATTACCATTTCAACACTCCAGgacacattacattacggtcattttgcagacgcttttaaccaaagcgacttacaataagtgcgttcaacatcggtaggacACAAAGTAAAGTTATCTTTAAGTGCATCTTCTTCACAAACTATTCCTTGCTATGGTCAGTAGATGGATTTGATAATGACTGTTTCAAGACCACTTTTAGAACCACAATAACAGGCTACTGTGGGACACACAAGATGACCAGTGGATGGAAATATAACAATCATGACTGCCAGATTGATCAATGACAAATGCTGCGTAATGACCTCCTGGCTGTTTATTCTTAAAGTGTGACCATGATAAAATGTAAAATTGCTACTCTATGATCATTCAGAGATGAATGATGCATCATCTGAAAAGGTGCTTTGTAGCTATGCGCTGTGTAGGTAGAGTCTAcacatcatttaaacagctcatTAGGAAGCACATATGCCAGATGCCCTGCTCAGATCCAGCTGTGAGAGCCGCATATATACAGACACCTGAATCATACGATTAATACAAACACAACAAGACTGTTTGGATAACATTAAACAATTAATTAAATCCTCGATCCTGCTGAATGAGTTATTCCAGGCTGTACATCAACCAGCATATGATTGTTTGGCATTCCCTGTggcacatttacattttcaacGATAAATAACACAATGTACCTTAATCACTCTAACAGCATTATTGTTTTTAAGTGACTCCTCCTAATGCCAGCAAACATATTTCCCTCCAAACTAAGATATTAACTCCCCCTCGCTGCATGTCATCACTTCTAGCCAGCTCATGTGTCAAAACTCACAGAGTGGACGCTTTGATTTCCCTATTTCGCAAAACCTCATTGATCCGATTGGTTCAAGCTTGCCCACGATAGCTAGTCTGTAGACAGATGGTTGATCCAATCACATGCCAAGTGATTTCTGTAAGTGCCCATCCTTTTCCAACCAATTACAATGTAGGACATCCCAGATGGTCCTGTATAACAAACTACCTGGCGTGTCAGGACAAAGGACAGAGAACTTACCACAATTATGAAGTCATAGAGGATATAACGGCTGATTTGATTATTATGGTCTTCTTTGCACATATTGGTATTTAGGTACATAACATTACATGCAGATTTACATTTAGACAAGAGGTAACTACAAGCTGAAACCTAGGAGATCCAACAAAGTCATCATTCCACTGTCTTATAATACTGACCCCCATCATCCAGCCAATACCCAGTCTCATCCCTTCTATGCCCCTGTTTCTCATAAATCCCAATGGCAAGACTTAATTTCCATAAATAAAACGTTATTCGATATTGGAGTGTCCAAACAAGCAGCTAATGGGTGACCTCACCTTGCCATGCATGAGCAACCTAATGGTAAGGGTGACATTGAGCCCGCCTTCAATCACACCGGAGTCCATAACTGCAACTGTAGCCGTCAGTACAGTACTGGGGTCTTTGGTCACTGAGATGGATCTAAGGAGCATAAGCAAACACATACAACATTATACACAGGGAATATGGGAAGAAACACCATGATTCAGCTCATGAGAGAAGTACTATGTAACATTGCCTGTTGACACCAACTTCTCACATGGCAAATAAGGTAGATGCCCTTATCTCTATAGCTCAGAGAAGCATTTACTGTCTAGAATTGGTTGACATATAATGTCTAGGGTTCATAGAAACAACTCAGACATTTCTACCCACAGTACAGCATTGCTGTATACAGATATGACAGTGTTACAAGGTCACAGACTTAACAGTAAACCATACACAATGTAGGCTATTTGAAAGCTTCTGGATCCCATTTATCCAGGTAGCTGAGGTTATCATACTACAATCATCCTGACATATAAAGTTAAgccaaacaataaaaaaaaaagactgcaccTTTGTTTTAAATTGAGGTTGGATATAAAATTTGTACGAATGTTATGGTTGTACCAGATATTCAAAGGCAGATTCTCCACAAGAGTAAATATGATTAAAAGATAGGTGCACAATTTACATTGGGACATAATTTATGTAAACTCAAATGATTATGGAAACTGGTGCGTACTACGACCATGATTCTGAAAAAAATGACTAAGCGCTATCCCGCCTGTTATGTATACATCCATTTCAAATATCTTAATACTTTTCCATATCAAGTTACCTCAATAAATTAAAACGATTAGTTTTAAAGCCATCTAAACGAGAGTTTAAAAGCATATGGTCAAATGCTAACGACGCCCTCGTCATTAGCATTGAAGCAAGTTTATCAACAAAAGTGAGCTAAATTACCCCCCCCGCCCCATTACTCATCAGACCGACTGACAGTTATGTAACATACAATATAACGGGTTAAGTCAAAGAGAACATTATTGACTGCATGATTTGGTGGTGTTGTTTAAACTGAAGTAGGACCATTTAATTTTTAAAGCTAGTTGTAAGTCTGTTAGCCTGTATTAGCATCATGGTGGCTCGCTGAGTTGGGGAAAATGAATGGAGCATGCGTGCGCTTTTTAGCAAAGCTAACACTTTAGCTTCACTCGCCAAACATCACTAATAGCTGATTAAATACCGGTAGCCTCCGTTGAAGAGTATGCTGGTCACTTCTATAAGACAAACatagtttattagttttaaatgtgctgttaaATTATTATACGTCGTGGCTACCTCAACTAAGCTAGTCAAACCAGTGTGATCGGAGACTGCGTGCTCATCATCATGCGGCCTATTAGCACAAGCGGTAGCTAGCTGCCGGACGCGTTTCTTTCCGCTACTTctgatcaaaacaacaaatataaggaggaaaaaaacttcacataaaaaataaactcaCCTGATTCGTGCGCTGCAAAGTGATTGGGGGGAGGGTTGGGGTTGTTAGGGTAGAAGGGGAGAGGTTTGGGAGGGTAGAAACCCGGGGGAGAGTTTAGAAAGGACTCGGGGAAGAGGGAAGAGTGATGTGAGATCGAGCTCCACTCCTTTACACAAAGACAACAAGATTATCACCTCTGAACTTTCCCCCTTCACCCATCACAAGCCCCCACCTTGAGGCTGGCCCTGAGATGCCCTAAAAGTACGTCCCTTCATCCAAAACTTGTTATACTGCAATATGGCAGGTTACATAAAAGGACATCATTGACAATCGTGGTTATTGCGTACAAAACAACATTGTTACACTAGTTAAAAAACGTCACAACAGATAGGGTCTGTTGTCGGACATGACTGACTGATTATATTTATCAGGCatttgttgtaaaaaaaaaaaaaaagtttgtggttttccactgtaaaaaaaaaatgttgagaatTAGAATTAAAATATAATAACATTATTTTAAAGATCCACTAGTGGGCGTGAAGCTTACTACAATATCTTGGGAAGGACCATGCTGTAGGAAAGGAACACATCATGGACATCTTATTAAGATCCATTTATTAAACAGATTTTATTGAACATGGAATGTTCTAGTAATTTTAACTttgttatttgatttgattaaattcaGACCCAAAGCAATGCTAAGTCATTAGACATTAAGAcaaatataaacaaacacttTCCTCTTATTCTCCACCTCTTTACAAGTAGTCTAATAAATGCATTGATTCCTATGTtcaaaaacaagtaaaacattttttttttaaagttgaaaaTGTTGACAGTGTATGTGTTGGCACATTGTaataaaaatttttaaaaagcagcaacaGTTCAAAAGTCTATAACTACAAAGCATTTAAACACCACAAACCAAAAAGGAAATTCTGGTGAGATTAAGTGCCAATACAGATGAACATGATATTAATTGCAACAGGATGTATTTTAGTGTCATAAATAAACTTTGCAAGATAATATAGAATACTGCAAATCCTGCTCAAAGTGATATGGGTCCCCTTTGTGTTTATATAGTGATCAGTCAGGTTGCGCTTTTGGAAAGCCGCATATCCAGGGAGGCGGATGTTGGGCTGGGAGCCTCAGTCGctgctgctactgctgctgctgctgctgctgctgctggaggacTGTGAAGAAAAGGACAATCTAATTATTCAAGAGTTGTTTAGaaattctgttttatgttttttaacaaaaacaacatgTATCGTTTCATTCAAGATGCAGCTGAAAAAGGCTAAATTTACTGTCAATCGGACAGTGTAAAAGGATGACAGTGACCTCCCATTATTCACATGGGGTCATACAATCAAAAAGCTGGTTCAAAAGACAATGTACCCCTCTTCCTACTGTTCGACATAACATCAGAACTACTGATAGGTGAGGTAAATAAGATAGATTGacgactttattaatccctttgaaaggttccctcagggaaattgaaCATATAACGCTCTGTTGGGAAAACCTTGGGTAATGGCATTCATGTAGATAAAATCTTGAAACACCACAACAATCTTGCAGATCATGCAGTCCATGCCCCATGGCAACAGCATCAGTCTTTTTTAAGGAAAAAATAACTTTGCCTGGTCCAACCTCTCTCAATGGTTTGAATGGCTGAATTTCTAATGAGCATTTATAGCTATTTATTCAAATCTTACCATCAAAGTGGAGTTTGTCCCTCATAAAAATCTCTCTCTGCATGTACGGTTTTATTTGGAAAATGTAATTATACAACCCGTCACTATTTTCAATTTACAATCTTCAGACTAGTTTTAAATCATTTAAGATATTCCTTGGCAAGACAAGCGATCCTAACAATAATAATCTTTTATCATCTTCAACCTCAAGAATAATGTAAATCGTAATGATCCTCAACTGTATTTTGTCTCTCTAGGTGTGCAGCAAGTGGAGCCATGCGTGCATCACATCTGTTTAGTGATGTGCCTCTCCAGTACAGACATGACGTAAAAGGGCTGGACAGGttcaaattgcatttttttctccattaCTGGTGTAAATATTGTAGCTGCAGGAGGGGTTGCTAGAAATAACTCTTACACTATCTTACATTCTTACTTTAAATCCAACCGTACCTTGCCATGTTTATGGTGCCCGTGCCCCTTATGTGCtttcttcatcttcttcttcatctttttGTTGGCTTTGCACCCGGCCACCCCCATTCCCATTCCTGCCAGTCCCCCAGCTAACCCTCCAGCCATGGGATGGAGCCCTCCATGATGATGACCTTTGTGGTGGCCTTTATGGCCTTTATGGTGACCCCCTTTTGGAGAGTGTGGGTATGGGCCAGGGTAAACACCTGCTGGAGGGACCACCGGATATCCACCTGGGGCCATAGGATAAGTATGAGGCCCAGGAGCTCCATAAGGCATCGACCCTGGATGAGCATTTGGTACCATGGCTGGGTTCATCCCAGCTGGGTATGGACCAGCTGGGTACGGACCAGCTGGGTACGGACCAGCTGGGTATGCTTGGTTTGGAGGGTGGGGGAAGACTCCAGGTGGAGGGACAGCAGGGCATGCAGGGTTGTAGCCAGGAGGAAAGGCAGGGTTTGGTGGACCCATTGGAGGAGGAGGACCTAAAACCGATAAAAAGCACATATAAACAACTTACACCTCAGACCACCTTTACTAGAACGTAGATATAAAACTAGTCCATAATATTACAATACTGTAAATCCCACCTTGATTTGGCCACATGTTCTTCTGAATAGTTTTGATCAGATTATGACGTCAGGTCTCAACCTAAATCCTATAGAAGCGAGCAGAATGCAGTTTAAACATCTGAgatgataaaaacaacaaaactgaattAATCTTTTTCCATTCAAAACCCAATAAAAAGAAGGGGAAAAGGGTAAATCTGCAGCTGTTGAATTGAAATAGTTTTAACATTTTATCACATCATTACTTTTgcttgaaaacaaaaaatattccaataatttaaaaaaaaaaaaaaactttaaaatattTCCCGGACTTCTAAAATACTGAATAGTGTCCTCTACTCACTTGATTTGTCAAGCATTAGAGAGAGAAGCAGAGCACACCTGTAtcttaaaacacagaaaaccacCCAGtgatattattcaaaatgtaaGGTGGAAGCCATAGGTGGATGTTTACATAGAGACCTTGAA
The Odontesthes bonariensis isolate fOdoBon6 chromosome 3, fOdoBon6.hap1, whole genome shotgun sequence DNA segment above includes these coding regions:
- the LOC142377376 gene encoding poly(rC)-binding protein 2 isoform X4, with the protein product MDSGVIEGGLNVTLTIRLLMHGKEVGSIIGKKGESVKKMREESGARINISEGNCPERIITLAGPTTAIFKAFSMIIEKLEEDISSSMTNSTATSKPPVTLRIVVPASQCGSLIGKGGCKIKEIRESTGAQVQVAGDMLPNSTERAITIAGTPQSIIECVKQICVVMLESPPKGVTIPYRPKPSGSPVIFAGGQLTKLHQLAMQQSPFPIAPSNQGFTGIDASAQTSSHEMTIPNDLIGCIIGRQGAKINEIRQMSGAQIKIANPVDGSTDRQVTITGSPASISLAEYLINASVESSKPPPSSSSSLNPEQTSLCHPSTSTTTTTTTTTTTTTTSAATSSFPSSSSSSSSCVVPPTASIPLSLLAPGPPPPSSSSSSSSSSTDSLLPSSPACVSSLLSLKPLPLLALHVVSGASNAPHPIPTEPKVAPELGSKSKRRRLSPY
- the LOC142377376 gene encoding poly(rC)-binding protein 2 isoform X1 — encoded protein: MDSGVIEGGLNVTLTIRLLMHGKEVGSIIGKKGESVKKMREESGARINISEGNCPERIITLAGPTTAIFKAFSMIIEKLEEDISSSMTNSTATSKPPVTLRIVVPASQCGSLIGKGGCKIKEIRESTGAQVQVAGDMLPNSTERAITIAGTPQSIIECVKQICVVMLESPPKGVTIPYRPKPSGSPVIFAGGQAYAVQGQHAIPQPDSSSAAISPQLTKLHQLAMQQSPFPIAPSNQGFTGIDASAQTSSHEMTIPNDLIGCIIGRQGAKINEIRQMSGAQIKIANPVDGSTDRQVTITGSPASISLAEYLINASVESSKPPPSSSSSLNPEQTSLCHPSTSTTTTTTTTTTTTTTSAATSSFPSSSSSSSSCVVPPTASIPLSLLAPGPPPPSSSSSSSSSSTDSLLPSSPACVSSLLSLKPLPLLALHVVSGASNAPHPIPTEPKVAPELGSKSKRRRLSPY
- the LOC142377376 gene encoding poly(rC)-binding protein 2 isoform X3, giving the protein MDSGVIEGGLNVTLTIRLLMHGKEVGSIIGKKGESVKKMREESGARINISEGNCPERIITLAGPTTAIFKAFSMIIEKLEEDISSSMTNSTATSKPPVTLRIVVPASQCGSLIGKGGCKIKEIRESTGAQVQVAGDMLPNSTERAITIAGTPQSIIECVKQICVVMLESPPKGVTIPYRPKPSGSPVIFAGGQSSSAAISPQLTKLHQLAMQQSPFPIAPSNQGFTGIDASAQTSSHEMTIPNDLIGCIIGRQGAKINEIRQMSGAQIKIANPVDGSTDRQVTITGSPASISLAEYLINASVESSKPPPSSSSSLNPEQTSLCHPSTSTTTTTTTTTTTTTTSAATSSFPSSSSSSSSCVVPPTASIPLSLLAPGPPPPSSSSSSSSSSTDSLLPSSPACVSSLLSLKPLPLLALHVVSGASNAPHPIPTEPKVAPELGSKSKRRRLSPY
- the LOC142377376 gene encoding poly(rC)-binding protein 2 isoform X5, with protein sequence MDSGVIEGGLNVTLTIRLLMHGKEVGSIIGKKGESVKKMREESGARINISEGNCPERIITLAGPTTAIFKAFSMIIEKLEEDISSSMTNSTATSKPPVTLRIVVPASQCGSLIGKGGCKIKEIRESTGAQVQVAGDMLPNSTERAITIAGTPQSIIECVKQICVVMLESPPKGVTIPYRPKPSGSPVIFAGGQAYAVQGQHAIPQPDSSSAAISPQLTKLHQLAMQQSPFPIAPSNQGFTGIDASAQTSSHEMTIPNDLIGCIIGRQGAKINEIRQMSGAQIKIANPVDGSTDRQVTITGSPASISLAEYLINARLSSEATGLSAN
- the LOC142377376 gene encoding poly(rC)-binding protein 2 isoform X2, translated to MDSGVIEGGLNVTLTIRLLMHGKEVGSIIGKKGESVKKMREESGARINISEGNCPERIITLAGPTTAIFKAFSMIIEKLEEDISSSMTNSTATSKPPVTLRIVVPASQCGSLIGKGGCKIKEIRESTGAQVQVAGDMLPNSTERAITIAGTPQSIIECVKQICVVMLESPPKGVTIPYRPKPSGSPVIFAGGQAYAVQGQHAIPQPDLTKLHQLAMQQSPFPIAPSNQGFTGIDASAQTSSHEMTIPNDLIGCIIGRQGAKINEIRQMSGAQIKIANPVDGSTDRQVTITGSPASISLAEYLINASVESSKPPPSSSSSLNPEQTSLCHPSTSTTTTTTTTTTTTTTSAATSSFPSSSSSSSSCVVPPTASIPLSLLAPGPPPPSSSSSSSSSSTDSLLPSSPACVSSLLSLKPLPLLALHVVSGASNAPHPIPTEPKVAPELGSKSKRRRLSPY